The DNA window ATCGGCTCCTCCGACTTCACCGCCGCGCAGCAGCACTACAGCCTCGACGACGTCCCCGCAGGCAAGACCGACCTCCCGCTCGCCCACTTCTCCATCGCCCACGACCAGCAGCAGATCCTCCCGCTGCTGCGCCAGGCCAAGCGCCTCAACCCGAAGCTCACCGTGATGGCGACCCCGTGGAGCCCGCCGGCCTGGATGAAGACCACCGACTCCCTGTTCAGCGGCCGTCTCAAGGACGACCCGAAGATCTACGACGCCTACGCCCGCTACCTGGTGAAGTTCCTCCAGGCGTACGCAGCGGCCGGCGTCCCCGTCGACTACCTGTCGGTGCAGAACGAGCCGCAGAACCGCAACGTCAACGGCTACCCCAGCGCCGACCTGCCGGTGGAGCAGGAAGCCGCCGTCATCAAGATCCTCGGCCCGCTGCTGCGCAGGGCCGGCCTGCACACCAGGATCCTCGGCTACGACCACAACTGGGTCACCCACCCCGGCGACGTGGGCACCACCCCGCCCGGCGAGGACCCGCAGACCGACTACCCGTACGAGATCCTCGACAGCGACGCCGCGAAGTGGGTCGCCGGCACCGCCTACCACTGCTACGCGGGCGACCCGAGTGCCCAGAGCGCGCTGCACGACGCCCACCCGGAGAAGGGCATCTGGTTCACCGAATGCTCCGGCTCCCATGCCCCCGGAGACACCCCCGAGCAGATCTTCCGTGGCACGCTGACCTGGCACGCCCGCACCCTGGCCGTCGGCGCCACCCGCAACTGGGCCAAGTCCGTCGTCAACTGGAACATCGCCCTCGACGCCGACGACGGCCCCCACCTGGGCGGCTGCGACACCTGCACCGGCCTACTCACCGTGCGGGGCGACGGCACGGTCTCCGCCGACGCCGAGTACTTCACCATCGGGCACCTGTCGAAGTTCGTGAAGCCCGGCGCCGTACGGATCGCCAGCACCAACTTCGGTACCACCGGCTGGAACGGCCAGCTCACCGACGTGGCCTTCCGCAACCCCGACGGCTCCACCGCCCTCATCGTCCACAACGAGAACGACGACCCCCGCTCCTTCGCGGTCGCCGTCGGCGAGCAGACCTTCGAGTACACCCTGCCCGGAGGGGCCCTGGCCACCTTCACCTGGCCCAGGTCCACGGCGTTGCGGACCTCCACGCACGAGGTGCCGCTCACCGGCGCGAAGGCCACCGCCCAGCCCGCCGGCGACGGCTCCGCCGCCCTGGCCGTCGACGCCGACGCCTCCACCCGGTGGTCCAGCGGCCAGGCGCAGGCACCCGGCCAGTACCTCCAGGTCGACCTCGGCCGCACCACCCGCTTCGACGAGGTCGCCCTGGACAGCGGCGACAACCTCGGCGACTACGCCCGTGGCTGGAAGCTCTCCACCAGCCTCGACGGCACCACCTGGCACGACGTACGCAGCGGCACCGGGACCGGACAGCTCACCACCGTCAAGGTCCCCGGCACCCGTGCCCGCTACCTGCGCGTGACCAGCACCGGCAGCGCCGGAGCCTGGTGGAGCCTCGCGGACCTCCGGCTCTACGGCTGAGCAGGCGTCCTGACAGGCCACTCCCCTCGCTGGCCTCCGCCGCGCCCGGGTGCACCCCCGCCCGCCATGGGTCCGTACGGCCGCGCACGGCCCGCCCGGACCGGCACACCCACCCGATCCCACCCCCGCTAGGAGCCGTACCATGCACGGATCCCCTCGCTCCCGTACCCACCGGGGCAGGCCGGCCGCCGTCGCGGCCATGCTCGCCCTGGCCGGCGCCGGCCTGGCCACCGTCGGCACCGCGCACGCCGCCGACACCACCGCCCAGGTCTGGATCACCACCGCCGACGGCAGCAGCAAGCTCGCCCGAAGCGCTGACGCCTCCTTCTCCTCCGGCAGCCCGCAGAGCACCGACATCAGGATCAACGCCTCCGACGTCCAGCAGCCGCTGGTCGGCTTCGGCGCCTCCTTCACCGAGTCCGCCGCCCACCTCGTCGCCGGCCTGGGCTCGACCACCCGTGCCACCCTGATGAACGACCTGTTCAGCACCGGCAGCGGCATCGGCCTGAACTACCTGCGCCAGCCGCTGGGCGCCTCCGACTTCATCGCCCAGCAGCCCTTCTACTCCTACGAGGACACCCGGGGCTCCTTCAGCATCGCCCGCGACCAGCGCGAGATCCTGCCCGCGATCAACCAGGCGCGCGGCGTGAACCCCGCCATCCGCATCATGGGCACGCCGTGGTCCGCGCCCGCCTGGATGAAGGACAGCAACTCGCTGAACGGCGGCAGCCTCAAGCCGGAGAACTACGGCGACTTCGCCGACTACCTGGTCAAGGCCGTCCAGGCGTACCAGGTGGCGGGCGTGCCGATCACCGACCTCACCGTGGCGAACGAGCCGAAGTTCCAGACCGGCTACCCGTCCATGGGCATGACCGCCAACCAGCAGGCCGACTTCATCAAGGTCCTCGACGCCAGACTCACCGCCGCCGGCCTGCCCACCAACATCTTCGCGTACGACCACAACTGGGACGACACCAACTTCCCGCTCTCCGTGCTCTCCCAGGACAGCGGCATCGCCCGCCTCAAGGGCGCGGCCTTCCACTGCTACGGCGGCCAGCCCGAGGCCGAGCAGTCGGTCGCGAACACCGGCAAGGCCGTCATGTTCACCGAGTGCTCCGGCACCGACTCGGCGAACAAGGCCGCCACCTTCTCCGACACGCTCAAGTGGCAGACCGAGAACCTGGTCATCCGCAACCTGCGCAGCGGCGGTCAGAGCGTCGTGCTGTGGAACATGGCCCTGGACGCGAACGGCGGCCCGCAGTACGGCAACTGCGGCACCGCCTGCAACGGTGTCGTCGAGATCGCCAACGGCACGTACACCAAGAACGCCGAGTACTACCTGCTCGGCCAGATCTCCAAGTTCGCCCGGCCCGGCGCCCACCGGATCGGCTCCACCAGCCAGGGCAGCGGCGGGCTGCAGAACGTCGCCTTCCTCAACACGGACGGCTCCCGTGGCGACCTGGTCCTCAACGCCACCTCCTCCGCCCAGCACTTCTCCATCACCGAGAACGGCCGCTCGCTGAGCTACGACCTGCCGGCCGGCGCGGTGGCCACCTTCATCTGGCCGGGCGCCCCCGCCACCGGCCCGACCACCCCGCCCACCACCCAGCCCAGCGGCCCGATCAACACCGCCGCCTGGTACAGGATCGCCAACACCAACTCCAACAAGTGCGTGGACGACGCGGGCACCGGCAACGGCAGCACCGTGCAGCAGTGGGCCTGCGGCACCGGAAACAACCAGCAGTGGCAGTTCACTGCCACCGACAGCGGCTACTACCGCATCACCAACCGCAACGCGACCAGCCAGGTCCTCGACGTCACCGACGTGTCCTCGGCCAACGGCGCCAAGATCCAGACCTGGCAGTGGGGCGGCGGCGCCAACCAGCAGTTCAAGCCCGTCCAGCAGGCCGACGGCGCCTACACCCTGGTCAACCGCAACAGCGGCAAGTGCCTGGACGTGACCGACGTCTCCACCGCCGACGGCGCGCGCCTCCAGCAGTGGGACTGCACCGGCGGCCCCGCCCAGTCGTTCCGCCTCACCACCGCCGGCTGACCGGCAACCGCGCGGTGGCCGACGCATCGTCGGACACCGCCCCGCCGCTTGGCCTGCTGATGGCCTGCAACAGCGGGGCAGCGGTTCCTCCGGACCGTCGAAGGGCCCCGCTTTGGCCCCGCAGCCTGCCCGCTCGGTGACGAGTGCGGCTTGGACCGGTACGAGGTCCGCCGCTACGTCGGCTGGTAAAAAGGTCCCTGACCAGGGCAAATGGAGAAGCGCGGCTGGAGTAGCGGGGACCGCGGGACAGGAGTGCGCCGGTGCGAGGTTGGCCGTCTCGCCGCCGCCGCGAGGGGCGACACCCAGACGATCGGCCGTGGCAGCACCACGGCGGTGAGCAGGAGTGCATGGCCTGAGGGTCGTAGGCGATGCGCACGGCAGCCAGTACCCCCGCGCCGGCACCGGGCATCCCCGAGCCACCCGACGGGCGGGTGGTCGGGGGCGGGGGCTCAGGTGTAGACGCGTGCCTGGAGGTCGTACAGCTCGGCGTAGAGGCCGCCGGCGGCGGCGAGTTGGGCGTGGGTGCCCAGCTCGGAGATCCGGCCCTGCTCCAGGACGACGATCAGGTCTGCCATCCGGACCGTCGAGAAGCGGTGCGAGACCAGCAGGGTGACCGCTCCGGTGTCGGTGCGGGCCTCGGTGGCGAGGTCCGCGAACCGTTCGAAGAGGGCGTGTTCGGCGGTGGCGTCCAGGGCGGAGGCGGGTTCGTCCAGGGCCACCAGCAGGGGGCGGCGGCGCAGCAGGGCGCGGGCGAGGCCCAGCTTCTGCCACTGGCCGCCGGAGAGTTCCGCACCGTCGCCGTAGCTGTGGCCCAGCAGACCGTCCAGCCCGCCGGGGACCTGGTCCGGGATCGGTCCCGCGTCGGCGGCGTCGATCGACTGCCGGAGCGCGGCGTCGTCGTCCAGCAGGTCGAGGTCCCCGATGCCGACGTTGTCCCGGAGCCTCAGCTCCAGCCGGGCGAAGTCCTGGAACAGCGTGGCGGTGCGCCGCTGCCACTCCTCGGGGCCGCCCTCGGCCAGGTCGACGCCGTCCACCAGGATGCGTCCGCCGGTCGGCCGGTAGAGCCCGCAGAGCAGCTTGACCAGGGTGCTCTTGCCCGCGCCGTTCTCTCCGACCAGGGCCAGCGCGGTGCCGGCCGGGATGTCCAGGGTGACCCGGTCGAGGATCTTGCGGTCGCTTCCGGGGTAGCTGAAGCTCACCTCCTCCAGCCGGATGCCCACGGTGAGCGCACTGGGCACCCCGGACGTCCCGGTGGAGGCCGCAGTGTCCGGCCGGTGTGCGACGCGGAGGCTGTGCAGCCGCTCCAGGGTGCGGCCGGCGCCCTGGAGGATGGTCAGCAGGCCGAGGGTGGTGGAGACCTGGAAGCTCACCTGGGCGGCCAGCGTGATGACCAGGATCACATCGCCGAGGCCGGACCCGCCGGAGAGCGCCTGCCGCACCACCAGGACGATCGCCCCTCCGTACGCGGCGGCGAAGACCAGCTGCCCGACCGCCCGCAGCAGCGCGGCGGACGCCTGGGCCCGCCACAGGGTAGCGGTGACGGAGCGCCAGTCGCGACGCTGCCGCTCGGTCAGCACCGCCTCGGCGCCGGACAGCCGGACCTCCTTGGCGGATGCCTCGGCGGTGGCGAGCTCCAGCAGATGGCGGCCCAGCCGGATGCGCGGGGCGGCGGTCTCCTTCGCCCGGTCGATCAGCAGCTGCGCCCGGTTGCCGGCCGCCACCGGGACCAGTGCGGCCAGGATCAGCAGCAGCAGCCAGGGGTTGAGCAGTCCCA is part of the Peterkaempfera bronchialis genome and encodes:
- a CDS encoding discoidin domain-containing protein, translated to MRRRALGTATASAVALSLACGTGVQAADAIPHQGPARTADRAAVRTAVRADVWVTTPDRTEMLHQRDPVAFQRGASTRTTITIDPTRTFQSMDGFGAALTDSAAAVLSGLPARTRDDAMRRLFDPGQGIGVSFLRQPIGSSDFTAAQQHYSLDDVPAGKTDLPLAHFSIAHDQQQILPLLRQAKRLNPKLTVMATPWSPPAWMKTTDSLFSGRLKDDPKIYDAYARYLVKFLQAYAAAGVPVDYLSVQNEPQNRNVNGYPSADLPVEQEAAVIKILGPLLRRAGLHTRILGYDHNWVTHPGDVGTTPPGEDPQTDYPYEILDSDAAKWVAGTAYHCYAGDPSAQSALHDAHPEKGIWFTECSGSHAPGDTPEQIFRGTLTWHARTLAVGATRNWAKSVVNWNIALDADDGPHLGGCDTCTGLLTVRGDGTVSADAEYFTIGHLSKFVKPGAVRIASTNFGTTGWNGQLTDVAFRNPDGSTALIVHNENDDPRSFAVAVGEQTFEYTLPGGALATFTWPRSTALRTSTHEVPLTGAKATAQPAGDGSAALAVDADASTRWSSGQAQAPGQYLQVDLGRTTRFDEVALDSGDNLGDYARGWKLSTSLDGTTWHDVRSGTGTGQLTTVKVPGTRARYLRVTSTGSAGAWWSLADLRLYG
- a CDS encoding RICIN domain-containing protein, giving the protein MHGSPRSRTHRGRPAAVAAMLALAGAGLATVGTAHAADTTAQVWITTADGSSKLARSADASFSSGSPQSTDIRINASDVQQPLVGFGASFTESAAHLVAGLGSTTRATLMNDLFSTGSGIGLNYLRQPLGASDFIAQQPFYSYEDTRGSFSIARDQREILPAINQARGVNPAIRIMGTPWSAPAWMKDSNSLNGGSLKPENYGDFADYLVKAVQAYQVAGVPITDLTVANEPKFQTGYPSMGMTANQQADFIKVLDARLTAAGLPTNIFAYDHNWDDTNFPLSVLSQDSGIARLKGAAFHCYGGQPEAEQSVANTGKAVMFTECSGTDSANKAATFSDTLKWQTENLVIRNLRSGGQSVVLWNMALDANGGPQYGNCGTACNGVVEIANGTYTKNAEYYLLGQISKFARPGAHRIGSTSQGSGGLQNVAFLNTDGSRGDLVLNATSSAQHFSITENGRSLSYDLPAGAVATFIWPGAPATGPTTPPTTQPSGPINTAAWYRIANTNSNKCVDDAGTGNGSTVQQWACGTGNNQQWQFTATDSGYYRITNRNATSQVLDVTDVSSANGAKIQTWQWGGGANQQFKPVQQADGAYTLVNRNSGKCLDVTDVSTADGARLQQWDCTGGPAQSFRLTTAG
- a CDS encoding ATP-binding cassette domain-containing protein; this encodes MTTLLRAIRQLLRLAVRCDARRLTRAVALLAVGYLSTPLIAVCLKSLTTAALARSAATGTWLALTTALLLVLELMMTHFAHLSYFELGELEELALQNEVISLAHGTTGLEQLDRPGFADTLALVREELPRTRAALEAVLQLGGMALQLTVTTVLLGLLNPWLLLLILAALVPVAAGNRAQLLIDRAKETAAPRIRLGRHLLELATAEASAKEVRLSGAEAVLTERQRRDWRSVTATLWRAQASAALLRAVGQLVFAAAYGGAIVLVVRQALSGGSGLGDVILVITLAAQVSFQVSTTLGLLTILQGAGRTLERLHSLRVAHRPDTAASTGTSGVPSALTVGIRLEEVSFSYPGSDRKILDRVTLDIPAGTALALVGENGAGKSTLVKLLCGLYRPTGGRILVDGVDLAEGGPEEWQRRTATLFQDFARLELRLRDNVGIGDLDLLDDDAALRQSIDAADAGPIPDQVPGGLDGLLGHSYGDGAELSGGQWQKLGLARALLRRRPLLVALDEPASALDATAEHALFERFADLATEARTDTGAVTLLVSHRFSTVRMADLIVVLEQGRISELGTHAQLAAAGGLYAELYDLQARVYT